The Fusarium fujikuroi IMI 58289 draft genome, chromosome FFUJ_chr05 DNA segment GCCAGAGTTGCTGACGCCCACGGATAGAATGCACATTTCCGCTCACCGGTCCTCGATGTGTATCCAGAATAATCACCGACTTGGCCGTTTTCGATTGTACACCTGAGGGTCTGGTGCTCAGGGAGCTGGtggacgaggttgagatggatgagctCAAGAGCAAAACGGGTGCGACATTCAGGATCGCCGATGACTTGATACCGTACCAGACTTAGTTTTGAGGGGACCAATGAGCATGGTATTTGTAAAATCGTTGCCTTTCCATTCTCTAAAATCAAATCCATAATGTTCGTATTAAAACTCTATTGATATGTGTATACTAACACTTTACGATGCGTTCTCGGCTAGCGTATCATCAACCATGCGTTGCGCCGACCCTAAATAATTGATAGGATCACAGAGCCTCTCCAGATCACTCAAAGGCAGATGCTGAGTCACcctctcatccttcttcagtgTATCAAGCAACGTATCTCCATCCTTACTCTCGATAGTCACTTTACAAGCCTCGTACACGATATCATGCGCATCCTGTCTTCCCACATACTTAGCCAAcgccatcatcaaagccTCCCCAACAATAAGCCCCCTTGTAGAAGCGAGGTTAGACGCCATGCGCTCCTTGTCCacaacaagaccagcaagCGCAAACTCAGCTTGGTGAAGGGCTCCAACGGCTATGACGAAGCTTTCGGGTATGGCTACCCACTCGAGATGCCATGGTCCCGATGCACGCTCAAAGTCGGACACCATTCCGTCCAGAACAAGACTGGCGTTGGAGCGTAGGATTTTGGAGGCGGCGAGGATGACTTCGCTGGAAATGGGATTCCGCTTTTGGGGCATTGTGGATGAAGCGCCGCGGTGGGGAACGAAGGGTTCAGCGACTTCGCCGAGTTCATTGGAGGACATGATGATTAGGTCCAAGGCGATTTTGCCGAGGGAGCCACCGATGAGGGCCAGGAAGTTAGTCACTTCAGCGATGCCATCACGGGCTACATGCCAGGTAATAGAAGGGTTTTCAAGGCCGAGTTCTGCAGCGAGTTGCTTCCTCACACTGACGCCCTCTGGGCCATCGCCGAGGGATGCCAAAGTCCCAGCTGCACCTCCATACTGAACGACAAGAGCACGACTCTTGAGCTGCTGAAGTCGCTCTCTGTGGCGATACAGACTTGATAGCCACACAGCGCATTTATAGCCAAAGGTGACAGGCAGTGCATGCTGGAGATGCGTCCTTCCAGCCATCGGCGTATCACGATACGTAACAGCCAGGTCTTGCAAGGCATTTATAACGCCTGCCAACTTAGTCCCAACGACATCGAGACCAGACTTGATCTGTAAGACGCTTGCGGTATCCATAATATCTTGTGTGGTAGCACCCCAGTGCACATACTTTCCAGCAGAGCCGCACATATCGTTGAGCTGACGCACAAGAGGAAGGATGGGATAGCCGACGACATCTGTCTCGTTGCGCAGCCGATCCATGTCGAGACTGGTGGCATTGGCTTTGGAGGTGATGTCGGCGGCAGCATCGGCGGGAATGACATTGCATTGGGCTTGGGCTCGAGCTAGAGCAGCTTCAACGTCGACGCATCTGTCGATGTAGGCTTGGTCGCTAAAGACCTATAGAGTAAGTTAGTCAATTTTGGGAATGAGAGGGTTAGTACGGTGACTTGCATTGCGAATCTCGTCGGTACCAAACAAGTTCCGGAATATCACAGAGTCA contains these protein-coding regions:
- a CDS encoding related to 3-carboxy-cis,cis-muconate cycloisomerase yields the protein MQVTVFSDQAYIDRCVDVEAALARAQAQCNVIPADAAADITSKANATSLDMDRLRNETDVVGYPILPLVRQLNDMCGSAGKYVHWGATTQDIMDTASVLQIKSGLDVVGTKLAGVINALQDLAVTYRDTPMAGRTHLQHALPVTFGYKCAVWLSSLYRHRERLQQLKSRALVVQYGGAAGTLASLGDGPEGVSVRKQLAAELGLENPSITWHVARDGIAEVTNFLALIGGSLGKIALDLIIMSSNELGEVAEPFVPHRGASSTMPQKRNPISSEVILAASKILRSNASLVLDGMVSDFERASGPWHLEWVAIPESFVIAVGALHQAEFALAGLVVDKERMASNLASTRGLIVGEALMMALAKYVGRQDAHDIVYEACKVTIESKDGDTLLDTLKKDERVTQHLPLSDLERLCDPINYLGSAQRMVDDTLAENAS